From Cydia strobilella chromosome 7, ilCydStro3.1, whole genome shotgun sequence, one genomic window encodes:
- the LOC134742630 gene encoding probable rRNA-processing protein EBP2 homolog: protein MGDFVLNNSESEVDSDDELQEAFAKGLLKPGLNEVIEKEAKKHVNNIADLKLKLKEFQLKLPWIEALDLVTAVAPMAPDVALQIQETAQRRKNIKENSKGIHMYDPSQDPVLNEFKRENVIHRQAQAAVVEGLKKLKELNIPTRRPEDYFAEMAKTDEHMQKVRKNLLAKQAAQARTEKVRQLRDQKKIAKRVQIDARLKQASEKREMLEQLKRVRKGKSTDLDFLDDNKGKNKGKGPQNKISKKRAMKDKKFGFGGKKKGSKLNTRESSSNMEGFNSSAKKKPFDYKNVKNKQFKPKGKNQRPGKSKRKNAKR from the exons ATGGGTGACTTTGTCTTAAATAACAGTGAATCAGAAGTCGACTCAGATGACGAG ttgCAAGAGGCGTTCGCGAAGGGCTTGCTCAAGCCAGGTCTGAATGAAGTAATAGAGAAAGAAGCAAAGAAGCATGTGAACAATATAGCAGATTTAAAGCTGAAGCTGAAGGAGTTTCAGCTCAAATTGCCGTGGATTGAAGCCCTGGATTTGGTGACTGCAGTTGCACCGATGGCACCGGACGTCGCACTGCAAATACAGGAGACCGCTCAGAGGAGAAA gaatataaaagaaaacagcaAGGGTATACACATGTACGACCCGTCACAAGACCCCGTGCTGAACGAGTTCAAGCGAGAGAACGTCATACACCGCCAGGCGCAAGCTGCCGTGGTGGAGGGACTGAAGAAACTTAAAGAACTGAATATTCCTACCAGAAG GCCTGAAGACTACTTCGCCGAGATGGCGAAGACGGACGAGCACATGCAGAAGGTGCGCAAGAACTTGCTCGCCAAGCAGGCCGCGCAGGCGCGCACGGAGAAGGTGCGCCAGCTGCGCGATCAGAAGAAGATCGCCAAACGGGTGCAG ATTGATGCTCGATTGAAACAGGCTTCAGAAAAGAGAGAAATGCTCGAACAGCTCAAGAGAGTCCGCAAAGGCAAATCCACAGACCTAGACTTCCTAGATGACaacaaaggaaaaaataaagGCAAAGGCCCACAGAACAAGATATCCAAGAAACGGGCTATGAAAGACAAGAAATTCGGCTTCGGGGGTAAGAAAAAAGGTTCTAAACTAAATACTAGGGAATCTTCCAGTAATATGGAAGGTTTCAATAGCTCGGCCAAGAAGAAACCGTTTGATTATAAGAATGTTAAGAATAAGCAGTTTAAACCAAAAGGAAAGAATCAGAGGCCCGGGAAGTCTAAGAGGAAAAATGCTAAgagataa